A stretch of the Nicotiana tabacum cultivar K326 chromosome 6, ASM71507v2, whole genome shotgun sequence genome encodes the following:
- the LOC107766195 gene encoding allene oxide synthase 3 — translation MASSDISKLPLKEIPGDYGLPFFGAIKDRYDFHYNQGADAFFRTRMKNYQSTVFRTNVPPGPFNAPNSKVIVLVDAVSYPILFDNSKVDKENYFEGTFMSSTAFNGGYKVCGFLGTTDPKHSTLKGLFLSTLAKLHDKFIPIFISSISELFTSLEKELSEKGSSYFNPISDNLSFEFLFRLFCEGRSPTDTSLGTGGPKAVDKWVFFQLAPLISLGIKFVPNFLEDLVLHTFPLPYFPVKSDHQKLYNAFYNNMGSILDEAEKLGVKRDEACHNFVFLAGFNSYGGMKVFFPALIKWVGTAGLSLHSRLANEIRTTVKTEGGVTFAALEKMTLVKSVVYETLRMDPPVPFQTVKARKDIVITSHDASFLVKKDELIFGYQPLATRDPKVFKNPEEFNADRFVGDGEKLLKYVYWSNGKETDDPTVNDKQCPGKDLIVLLGRIFLVEFFLRYDTFEIEFGKLLLGSKVTFKSVTKATS, via the coding sequence ATGGCTTCTTCTGATATTTCAAAGCTTCCTTTAAAAGAAATCCCAGGTGATTATGGTCTCCCCTTTTTCGGGGCAATAAAGGATCGCTATGACTTCCATTACAACCAAGGTGCTGATGCTTTTTTCAGGACTCGCATGAAAAATTACCAATCCACTGTCTTTAGAACTAACGTTCCCCCTGGCCCTTTCAATGCCCCTAACTCCAAAGTCATCGTCCTTGTCGATGCTGTTAGTTACCCCATCCTTTTTGATAACTCAAAAGTTGATAAGGAAAACTATTTTGAAGGCACTTTCATGTCTTCCACTGCTTTCAATGGTGGTTATAAGGTGTGTGGTTTTCTTGGAACTACTGATCCCAAACACTCCACACTTAAAGGCCTTTTCTTATCCACACTTGCTAAGCTGCATGACAAATTCATCCCCATCTTTATTAGCTCAATCTCTGAGCTATTTACCAGCCTTGAAAAAGAATTGTCCGAGAAAGGATCATCATACTTCAACCCCATCAGTGATAACCTTTCCTTTGAATTCCTCTTCCGTTTGTTCTGTGAGGGAAGAAGTCCAACTGATACAAGTCTTGGCACTGGCGGACCAAAAGCTGTTGACAAATGGGTCTTCTTTCAGTTGGCTCCATTGATATCTCTAGGCATCAAGTTTGTACCAAACTTCCTTGAAGATTTGGTTTTGCACACTTTTCCCTTACCATATTTCCCTGTGAAATCTGACCACCAGAAACTATATAATGCTTTTTATAACAACATGGGGTCTATTTTAGATGAAGCTGAGAAGCTTGGAGTGAAAAGGGATGAAGCTTGCCATAACTTTGTTTTCCTAGCAGGGTTCAATTCATATGGTGGCATGAAAGTGTTCTTCCCAGCTTTGATCAAGTGGGTTGGAACTGCAGGACTAAGTTTACACAGTCGGCTCGCGAATGAAATCAGGACTACCGTTAAAACAGAAGGAGGGGTCACTTTTGCAGCACTGGAGAAGATGACACTGGTTAAGTCAGTGGTGTATGAGACCTTGCGAATGGATCCTCCAGTTCCATTTCAAACTGTAAAGGCCAGAAAAGATATAGTCATCACTAGCCATGATGCATCATTCTTGGTAAAAAAAGATGAATTAATATTTGGGTATCAACCGCTGGCCACAAGGGACCCCAAAGTTTTTAAGAACCCAGAGGAGTTTAATGCAGATAGATTTGTGGGGGATGGAGAGAAATTGCTCAAGTATGTGTACTGGTCAAATGGTAAGGAGACGGATGATCCAACTGTGAATGATAAACAGTGTCCTGGTAAAGATCTTATAGTGCTCTTGGGCAGGATATTCTTGGTGGAGTTTTTCCTGCGTTATGATACTTTTGAAATTGAATTTGGAAAGCTCCTGCTTGGTTCTAAGGTGACTTTTAAGTCAGTAACCAAGGCAACATCTTAA